A genomic window from Pseudomonas alcaligenes includes:
- the erdR gene encoding response regulator transcription factor ErdR has protein sequence MAAYEILIADDHPLFRSALHQALTLGLGPDVRLVEAASIAELEARLAEKADWDLVLLDLNMPGAYGFSGLVLLRGQYPQIPVVMISAQEEAAVVARAREFGASGFIPKSSPLETLQQAVRQVLDGEVWWPPQAFEAVSVSAEAKAASAGLASLTPQQFRVLTMVCEGLLNKQIAFELSVSEATIKAHVTAIFRKLGVRTRTQAALLLQQMESVPAQQ, from the coding sequence ATGGCCGCATACGAGATTCTCATCGCCGACGACCACCCGTTGTTCCGCAGCGCCCTGCACCAGGCGCTGACCCTGGGCCTGGGGCCGGACGTGCGCCTGGTGGAGGCGGCTAGCATCGCCGAGCTGGAGGCGCGCCTGGCCGAGAAGGCCGACTGGGACCTGGTCCTGCTCGACCTCAACATGCCCGGCGCCTATGGCTTTTCCGGCCTGGTGCTGCTGCGCGGGCAGTATCCGCAGATCCCCGTGGTGATGATCTCCGCCCAGGAGGAGGCCGCCGTGGTGGCGCGTGCCCGTGAGTTCGGCGCCAGCGGCTTCATTCCCAAGTCCAGCCCGCTGGAGACCCTCCAGCAGGCCGTGCGCCAGGTGCTCGATGGCGAGGTCTGGTGGCCGCCGCAGGCCTTCGAGGCGGTCAGCGTGTCGGCCGAGGCCAAGGCCGCCAGCGCCGGCCTGGCCAGCCTGACGCCGCAGCAGTTCCGCGTCCTGACAATGGTCTGCGAGGGCCTGCTGAACAAGCAGATCGCCTTCGAGCTGAGCGTCTCGGAGGCCACCATCAAGGCGCATGTCACCGCCATCTTCCGCAAGCTCGGTGTGCGTACCCGCACCCAGGCGGCGCTGCTGCTGCAGCAGATGGAGTCGGTGCCGGCCCAGCAGTAG
- a CDS encoding AAA family ATPase has translation MSEHTPEQPSTTTAAAAPAANPAGQQRQRASQMLQALRLELQKAVVGQREVVDDVLTALIAGGHVLVEGVPGLGKTLLVRALAKCFGGEFARIQFTPDLMPSDVTGHAVYDLQSEQFKLRKGPAFTNLLLADEINRAPAKTQAALLEVMQERQITLEGRALPVPQPFLVLATQNPIEQEGTYPLPEAELDRFMLKLRMDYPQADEELSLVRQVTRSAKADMLEVAPLRTLLQAKDVLALQKIASELPIDDQVLDYAVRLARATRSWPGLAMGAGPRASIALVRGGRARALLRGGDFVLPDDIKACALAVLRHRVRLAPELDIEGLSVDQVLQQLLDQVPAPRL, from the coding sequence ATGAGCGAACACACGCCGGAACAACCCAGCACCACTACCGCCGCCGCGGCCCCCGCGGCCAACCCGGCCGGCCAGCAGCGCCAGCGCGCCAGCCAGATGCTCCAGGCCCTGCGCCTGGAACTGCAGAAGGCCGTGGTCGGCCAGCGCGAGGTGGTCGACGACGTGCTCACCGCGCTGATCGCCGGCGGCCACGTGCTGGTCGAAGGCGTGCCGGGCCTGGGCAAGACCCTGCTGGTGCGCGCCCTGGCCAAGTGCTTCGGTGGCGAGTTCGCGCGCATCCAGTTCACCCCGGACCTGATGCCCAGCGACGTCACCGGCCACGCCGTGTACGACCTGCAGTCCGAGCAGTTCAAGCTGCGCAAGGGCCCGGCCTTCACCAACCTGCTGCTGGCCGACGAGATCAACCGCGCTCCGGCCAAGACCCAGGCGGCCCTGCTGGAGGTCATGCAGGAGCGCCAGATCACCCTGGAAGGCCGCGCCCTGCCGGTGCCGCAGCCGTTCCTGGTGCTGGCCACGCAGAACCCGATCGAGCAGGAAGGCACCTACCCGTTGCCGGAGGCCGAGCTGGACCGCTTCATGCTCAAGCTGCGCATGGATTACCCGCAGGCCGACGAGGAACTGAGCCTGGTACGCCAGGTGACGCGCTCGGCCAAGGCCGACATGCTCGAGGTGGCGCCGCTGCGCACCCTGCTGCAGGCCAAGGACGTGCTGGCCCTGCAGAAGATCGCCAGCGAACTGCCGATCGACGACCAGGTGCTCGACTACGCCGTGCGTCTGGCCCGTGCCACCCGCAGCTGGCCGGGTCTGGCCATGGGTGCCGGGCCGCGCGCCTCGATCGCCCTGGTGCGTGGCGGTCGCGCCCGTGCCCTGCTGCGCGGCGGCGACTTCGTGCTGCCGGACGATATCAAGGCCTGTGCCCTGGCCGTGCTGCGTCATCGCGTGCGCCTGGCGCCGGAGCTGGACATCGAGGGCCTGTCGGTGGACCAGGTGCTGCAGCAGCTGCTCGACCAGGTTCCGGCGCCGCGCCTGTGA
- the mvaT gene encoding histone-like nucleoid-structuring protein MvaT translates to MSLINEYRATEEAIKELQERLKNLSQDDKLKKELEFEGKLRTLMGEYQKSLRDIIALLDPEGAKSGKTARVAKPASGKRARKVKQYKNPNTGEVIETKGGNHKTLKEWKAKWGAATVESWATLLG, encoded by the coding sequence ATGTCCCTGATCAATGAATACCGCGCCACCGAAGAAGCCATTAAGGAACTGCAAGAGCGTCTGAAGAACCTGTCGCAGGACGACAAGCTGAAAAAAGAACTGGAGTTCGAAGGCAAACTGCGCACCCTGATGGGCGAATATCAGAAATCCCTGCGCGACATCATTGCCCTGCTCGATCCGGAAGGTGCCAAGAGCGGCAAGACCGCCCGTGTGGCCAAGCCGGCCAGCGGCAAGCGCGCACGCAAGGTCAAGCAATACAAGAACCCCAACACCGGCGAAGTGATTGAAACCAAGGGCGGCAATCACAAGACCCTAAAAGAGTGGAAAGCCAAGTGGGGCGCCGCCACCGTGGAAAGCTGGGCCACCCTGCTGGGTTAA
- a CDS encoding DMT family transporter, with protein MRSQALRADLLMLLTAMIWGSAFVAQRLGMDAIGPFLYTGLRFTLACLALLPLVLWLGRREQGQKREPVNRGLLLGGLTMGLALSLGINLQQVGLLFTSVTNSGFITGLYVIVVPLLGLVIGQRTGMGTWLGAGLAVVGMFLLSVGEGFQVASGDWLQLAGAFVWGVHVLLVSFFASRHDPLRLALLQFATCAVISLLLALVLEEIRLEAILAAGPAILYGGLFGVAVGFTLQVVAQKHAIASHAAIILSLEAVFAAIAGALLLGEALALKGYFGCALMFAGMLLAQLWPKKA; from the coding sequence ATGCGAAGCCAAGCCCTGCGCGCCGACCTGTTGATGCTGCTGACCGCGATGATCTGGGGCTCCGCCTTCGTCGCCCAGCGCCTGGGCATGGACGCCATCGGCCCCTTCCTCTACACCGGCCTGCGCTTCACCCTGGCCTGCCTGGCGCTGCTGCCGCTGGTGCTCTGGCTGGGCCGGCGCGAGCAGGGACAGAAGCGCGAGCCAGTCAACCGCGGCCTGCTGCTCGGTGGCCTGACCATGGGTCTGGCGCTGTCGCTGGGGATCAACCTGCAACAGGTCGGCCTGCTGTTCACCAGCGTGACCAACTCCGGCTTCATCACCGGCCTGTATGTCATCGTAGTCCCGCTGCTCGGCCTGGTCATCGGCCAGCGCACCGGCATGGGCACCTGGCTGGGCGCAGGCCTGGCGGTGGTGGGCATGTTCCTGCTCAGTGTCGGCGAGGGCTTCCAGGTCGCCTCCGGTGACTGGCTGCAGTTGGCCGGCGCCTTCGTCTGGGGCGTGCACGTACTGCTGGTGAGCTTCTTCGCCAGCCGCCACGACCCGCTGCGCCTGGCCCTGCTGCAGTTCGCCACCTGCGCGGTGATCAGCCTGCTGCTGGCGCTGGTGCTGGAGGAAATCCGCCTGGAGGCCATCCTCGCCGCCGGCCCGGCCATCCTCTACGGTGGCCTGTTCGGCGTGGCCGTCGGCTTCACCCTGCAGGTGGTGGCGCAGAAGCATGCGATCGCCTCGCACGCCGCCATCATCCTGTCGCTGGAGGCGGTGTTCGCCGCCATCGCCGGCGCCCTGCTGCTGGGCGAGGCCCTGGCGCTCAAGGGCTACTTCGGCTGTGCGCTGATGTTCGCCGGCATGCTGCTCGCCCAGCTGTGGCCGAAGAAGGCCTGA
- a CDS encoding DUF4129 domain-containing protein codes for MRLTDASVAIRPRSAWEAIDLGVLLARRHLGLLMASWALLTLPLFVLLSALLWQYPTVAVLLFWWLKPVWERLPLHILSRALFGDTPTLKEAFRALPRLLRPQLIASLTWRRLSPTRSFDLPVLQLEGLAGEARSKRLAVLGQRYAGGATWLTVLGVHLETLLSLGLITLLYLLIPQQVQIDWSWQMLFEASSGEWLWLEHLSNLLYALVLVFWEPIYVACGFTLYLNRRTELEAWDIELTFRRLRQRLTGSAYALLLVCCASLALLPSGEALAAKPSASCPVPFDDPMGPDAARLLQQPLTSQEARDSITQLLDAPPFENREVVRGWRFGDDSAEEPSEEEIENLIELIEKLFELGKFWSSLDLLALFFEVLLWAALALLVALLLWRYREWLSTFAARLGLPQRPVREMPSQLFGLELAPESLPADVAGEAERLWAEQPREALGLLYRALLSRLLHDFRLPLKGSHTEGEVLRLVETLQREDLQRFSLVLTRHWQNLAYGHRLPPANLGRALADGWRRLFVPGARA; via the coding sequence ATGCGCCTGACTGACGCCAGCGTCGCCATCCGCCCGCGCAGCGCCTGGGAAGCCATCGACCTAGGCGTGCTCCTGGCGCGCCGCCACCTGGGCCTGCTAATGGCCAGCTGGGCGCTGCTCACCTTGCCGCTGTTCGTCCTGCTCAGCGCCCTGCTCTGGCAGTACCCGACCGTCGCCGTGCTGCTGTTCTGGTGGCTCAAGCCGGTCTGGGAGCGCCTGCCGCTGCACATCCTGTCACGCGCCCTGTTCGGCGACACACCTACCCTCAAGGAAGCCTTCCGGGCCCTGCCGCGCCTGCTCAGGCCGCAGCTGATCGCCAGCCTGACCTGGCGCCGCCTGAGCCCGACACGCAGCTTCGACCTGCCGGTGCTGCAACTGGAAGGCCTGGCCGGCGAGGCGCGCAGCAAGCGCCTGGCGGTGCTTGGGCAACGCTATGCCGGCGGCGCCACCTGGCTGACCGTACTCGGCGTCCACCTGGAAACCCTGCTGTCGCTGGGCCTGATCACCCTGCTCTACCTGCTGATCCCGCAGCAGGTACAGATCGACTGGAGCTGGCAGATGCTGTTCGAGGCCAGCAGCGGCGAGTGGCTGTGGCTGGAGCACCTGTCCAACCTGCTCTACGCCCTGGTCCTGGTGTTCTGGGAGCCGATCTACGTGGCCTGCGGCTTCACCCTCTACCTGAATCGCCGCACCGAGCTGGAAGCCTGGGACATCGAGCTGACTTTCCGCCGCCTGCGCCAGCGTCTCACCGGCAGCGCCTATGCCCTGCTGCTGGTTTGCTGCGCCAGCCTGGCCCTGCTGCCGAGCGGCGAGGCCCTGGCGGCCAAGCCGAGTGCCAGCTGCCCGGTGCCCTTCGACGATCCCATGGGCCCGGATGCCGCTCGCCTGCTGCAGCAGCCGCTGACCAGCCAGGAAGCCCGCGACAGCATCACCCAGCTGCTCGATGCACCGCCCTTCGAGAACCGCGAGGTGGTGCGGGGTTGGCGTTTCGGCGACGACAGCGCCGAGGAGCCGAGCGAGGAGGAGATCGAGAACCTGATCGAGCTGATCGAGAAGCTGTTCGAGCTCGGCAAGTTCTGGAGCAGCCTCGACCTGCTGGCGCTGTTCTTCGAAGTGCTGCTGTGGGCCGCCCTGGCCCTGCTGGTCGCCCTGCTGCTGTGGCGCTACCGCGAATGGCTGAGCACCTTCGCCGCGCGCCTGGGCCTGCCGCAGCGCCCCGTGCGCGAGATGCCGAGCCAGCTGTTCGGCCTGGAGCTGGCTCCGGAGAGCCTGCCCGCGGACGTCGCCGGCGAGGCCGAGCGGCTCTGGGCAGAGCAGCCGCGCGAAGCCCTCGGCCTGCTCTACCGCGCCCTGCTCAGCCGCCTGCTGCACGACTTCCGCCTGCCGCTGAAGGGCTCGCACACCGAGGGCGAGGTACTGCGCCTGGTCGAGACCCTGCAGCGCGAGGACCTGCAACGCTTCAGCCTGGTGCTGACCCGCCACTGGCAGAACCTCGCCTACGGCCACCGCCTGCCGCCGGCCAACCTCGGCCGCGCCCTCGCCGACGGCTGGCGGCGCCTGTTCGTCCCAGGGGCACGGGCATGA
- a CDS encoding DUF58 domain-containing protein: MKPSRLLLGLLGGLLALAIVLGSLPLLGIRLPQTLQPLWWGLLLALLLLAGLDALWLRRQPTPRLQRQLPGNLPLGRWSEVRLTLHHDYRQPLVIQAFDHLPEHMDFEFLPQSVALHPGEQTEFGYRVRPLRRGHFRFPRCELLLPSPLRLWQARRFVEQASETRVYPDFARLYGAQLMAVDDWLSQLGVRQRQRRGLGLEFHQLREFRDGDTLRQIDWKATARKRTPIAREYQDERDQQIVFLLDCGRRMRSQDDELAHFDHALNACLLLSYVALRQGDAVGLATFAGNQDQYVAPLKGQAHIGTLLNAVYALDSTRRPADYAAAINALLARQRRRALVVLVTNLRDEDDEELLGAVRRLGRQHRVLVASLREEVLDRLRHTQVQDYEQALAYCGTVDYLNARAGLHERLLAHGVPVLDARPKELGPELVSRYLAWKKAGVL; encoded by the coding sequence ATGAAGCCATCCCGCCTGCTCCTCGGCCTGCTCGGCGGCCTGCTGGCCCTGGCCATCGTTCTCGGCAGCCTGCCGCTGCTCGGCATCAGGCTGCCGCAGACCCTGCAGCCGCTGTGGTGGGGCCTGCTGCTGGCCCTGCTGCTGCTCGCCGGCCTGGACGCCCTGTGGCTGCGCCGGCAGCCCACCCCGCGCCTGCAGCGCCAGCTGCCCGGCAACCTGCCGCTGGGGCGCTGGAGCGAGGTGCGCCTGACCCTGCACCACGACTATCGCCAGCCGCTGGTCATACAGGCCTTCGACCATCTGCCCGAGCACATGGACTTCGAGTTCCTGCCCCAGTCGGTGGCGCTGCATCCGGGCGAGCAGACCGAGTTCGGCTACCGGGTGCGCCCGCTCAGGCGCGGCCACTTCCGCTTCCCGCGCTGCGAACTGCTGCTGCCCAGCCCGCTGCGCCTGTGGCAGGCACGGCGCTTCGTCGAGCAGGCCAGCGAGACCCGCGTCTACCCTGACTTCGCCCGCCTCTACGGCGCCCAGCTGATGGCGGTGGACGACTGGCTCAGCCAGCTCGGCGTACGCCAGCGCCAGCGCCGCGGCCTGGGCCTGGAGTTCCACCAGCTGCGCGAGTTCCGCGACGGCGACACCCTGCGCCAGATCGACTGGAAGGCCACCGCGCGCAAGCGCACGCCGATCGCCCGCGAGTACCAGGACGAGCGCGACCAGCAGATCGTCTTCCTGCTCGACTGCGGCCGCCGCATGCGCAGCCAGGACGACGAGCTGGCGCACTTCGACCACGCCCTCAACGCCTGCCTGCTGCTCAGCTACGTGGCCCTGCGCCAGGGCGACGCGGTGGGCCTGGCGACCTTCGCCGGCAACCAGGACCAGTACGTGGCACCGCTCAAGGGCCAGGCCCACATCGGCACCCTACTCAACGCCGTGTATGCCCTCGACAGCACCCGCCGGCCGGCCGACTACGCGGCGGCGATCAACGCCCTGCTCGCCCGCCAGCGCCGCCGCGCTCTGGTGGTGCTGGTGACCAACCTGCGCGACGAGGACGACGAGGAGCTGCTCGGCGCGGTCAGGCGCCTGGGCCGCCAGCATCGGGTGCTGGTCGCCAGCCTGCGCGAGGAAGTGCTGGATCGCCTGCGCCACACCCAGGTACAGGACTACGAGCAGGCCCTGGCCTACTGCGGCACGGTGGATTACCTGAACGCCCGCGCCGGCCTGCACGAGCGCCTGCTGGCCCACGGCGTGCCGGTGCTGGATGCGCGGCCGAAGGAACTGGGGCCGGAACTGGTCAGCCGCTACCTGGCCTGGAAGAAGGCCGGGGTGCTGTAG
- the sbcB gene encoding exodeoxyribonuclease I: MSASIFWYDYETTGINPRCDRPLQVAGIRTDEQLNEIGAPLNLYCRPSDDILPHPAACRITGITPQVLEEKGLVEAEFMARVHAELALPGTCGAGYNSLRFDDELTRYSLYRNFYDPYAREWQGGNSRWDLIDLVRAAYALRPEGIEWPRDAEGRVSLKLERLTLANGIEHGQAHDALSDVRATISLARLLRARQPRLYDFLYQLRSKARVAEQIRLLQPLLHVSGRFAGDRHYLAVVLPLAWHPSNRNALIVCDLQAEPQPLLELDGETLCRRLYTRRDELAEGELPVPLKLLHINRCPVVAPLKVLREQDRERLQLDLDLCERRASLLRDSLPLWQAKLADIYAAEEYAGLDDPEQQLYSGFLGERDRRLCEQVRQASVEQLARDNWAFSDMRLPELLFRYRARNFPGSLNGAEQQRWQEFCRMRLEQAEMGAPNTLNNFMSALALEWQQADEAQQAVLRAWQEHMERLRASYCG, encoded by the coding sequence TTGTCTGCGAGTATCTTCTGGTACGACTACGAAACCACCGGCATCAACCCGCGCTGCGATCGCCCATTGCAGGTGGCCGGCATCCGTACCGACGAGCAACTGAACGAGATCGGGGCGCCGCTCAACCTCTACTGTCGTCCATCCGACGACATCCTGCCGCACCCGGCGGCCTGTCGCATCACCGGCATCACGCCGCAGGTGCTCGAGGAAAAGGGGCTGGTGGAGGCCGAGTTCATGGCCCGGGTGCATGCCGAACTGGCCCTGCCCGGCACCTGTGGCGCCGGCTACAACAGCCTGCGCTTCGATGACGAGCTGACCCGCTACAGCCTGTATCGCAACTTCTACGACCCCTATGCCCGCGAGTGGCAGGGTGGCAACAGTCGCTGGGATTTGATCGATCTGGTTCGTGCAGCCTATGCCCTGCGTCCCGAGGGCATCGAATGGCCTCGGGACGCGGAAGGACGGGTTTCGCTCAAGCTGGAGCGGCTGACCCTGGCCAACGGCATCGAGCATGGCCAGGCCCACGATGCGCTGTCCGACGTGCGCGCCACCATCAGCCTGGCGCGCCTGCTGCGCGCGCGCCAGCCGCGCCTGTATGACTTTCTCTACCAGCTGCGCAGCAAGGCGCGGGTGGCCGAGCAGATCCGCCTGCTGCAGCCGTTGCTACATGTATCCGGGCGCTTCGCCGGTGATCGTCATTACCTGGCCGTGGTCCTGCCACTGGCCTGGCACCCGAGCAACCGCAATGCCCTGATCGTCTGCGACCTGCAGGCCGAGCCGCAGCCACTGCTGGAGCTGGACGGCGAAACCCTGTGCCGCCGTCTCTACACCCGCCGTGACGAGTTGGCCGAGGGCGAGCTGCCGGTACCGCTCAAGCTGCTGCACATCAACCGCTGCCCGGTGGTGGCGCCGCTGAAGGTGCTGCGGGAGCAAGACCGCGAGCGGCTGCAGCTGGACCTGGACCTGTGCGAGCGGAGGGCTTCCTTGCTGCGCGACAGCCTGCCGCTCTGGCAGGCCAAGCTGGCGGACATCTATGCCGCCGAGGAGTACGCCGGGCTGGATGATCCCGAGCAGCAGCTGTACTCGGGATTTCTCGGCGAGCGTGACCGCCGTCTGTGCGAGCAGGTGCGCCAGGCCTCGGTCGAGCAATTAGCGCGGGATAACTGGGCATTCAGCGATATGCGCCTGCCCGAATTACTGTTTCGCTACCGCGCGCGCAACTTCCCGGGTTCGTTGAACGGCGCCGAGCAGCAGCGCTGGCAGGAATTCTGTCGGATGCGCCTGGAACAGGCGGAAATGGGCGCGCCCAATACCCTGAACAACTTCATGAGCGCCCTGGCGCTGGAGTGGCAGCAGGCGGATGAGGCGCAGCAGGCGGTATTGCGGGCCTGGCAGGAGCACATGGAGCGTTTGCGGGCGAGTTATTGCGGGTAA
- a CDS encoding diacylglycerol kinase: MSPFKGQTGLKRILNAAGYSLDGLRAAFTGEAAFRQLVLLNLVLIPLAFWLDVSPVERALMVAVGLLSLIVELLNSAVEAAIDRISLERHPLSKNAKDMGSAAQLTSLVLIGLVWSIILLG, from the coding sequence ATGTCGCCATTCAAGGGCCAGACCGGCCTGAAACGTATCCTCAATGCCGCCGGCTACTCGCTGGACGGCCTGCGCGCCGCCTTCACCGGCGAAGCCGCCTTCCGCCAGCTGGTGCTGCTCAACCTGGTGCTGATTCCGCTGGCCTTCTGGCTCGACGTGAGCCCGGTGGAACGCGCGCTGATGGTGGCGGTGGGCCTGCTGTCGCTGATCGTCGAGTTGCTCAACTCGGCGGTGGAGGCGGCCATCGACCGCATCTCCCTGGAGCGCCACCCGCTGTCGAAGAACGCCAAGGACATGGGCAGTGCCGCCCAGCTGACCTCGCTGGTGCTGATCGGCCTGGTCTGGTCGATCATCCTGCTCGGCTGA
- a CDS encoding stage II sporulation protein M, with translation MKQHLFEQRHAADWQAFEQRLQALERGKAERRDCESFAIDYRHLCQHLALAEERGYSSHLIDRLQQLAKRGHQQFYRHRSHLGAQVIGFVIAGFPQLVRREWRAVLAGCLLFFGSLLGMGLLTWQFPEVIYSLMPAEQVGQMEEMYDPGARRIGRFAERDSGDDWMMFGFYIMNNIGIAFQTFASGLLFGLGSLFFLLYNGLVIGAIAGHLTRIGYSETFWSFVIGHGAFELTAIALAGAAGLKLGWALLAPGRLRRGEALRQAAGQAIRLVAGVILFLLIAAFVEAYWSSMTYASPLTKYWVGAGLWLLVIAYFLLAGRTRHAPD, from the coding sequence ATGAAGCAGCATCTTTTCGAGCAACGCCACGCAGCCGACTGGCAGGCCTTCGAGCAACGCCTGCAGGCACTGGAGCGCGGCAAGGCCGAGCGGCGCGACTGCGAGAGCTTCGCCATCGACTACCGCCACCTCTGCCAACACCTGGCCCTGGCCGAGGAGCGCGGCTACAGCAGCCACCTGATCGACCGCCTGCAGCAACTGGCCAAGCGCGGTCACCAGCAGTTCTATCGCCACCGCAGCCACCTGGGCGCACAGGTCATCGGCTTCGTCATCGCCGGCTTCCCGCAGCTGGTGCGCCGCGAATGGCGCGCCGTGCTGGCCGGCTGCCTGCTGTTCTTCGGCAGCCTGCTCGGCATGGGCCTGCTCACCTGGCAGTTCCCCGAAGTGATCTACAGCCTGATGCCGGCCGAGCAGGTCGGCCAGATGGAGGAGATGTACGACCCAGGCGCACGGCGCATCGGCCGCTTCGCCGAACGCGACTCCGGCGACGACTGGATGATGTTCGGCTTCTACATCATGAACAACATCGGCATCGCCTTTCAGACCTTCGCCAGTGGCCTGCTGTTCGGCCTCGGCAGCCTGTTTTTCCTGCTCTACAACGGCCTGGTGATCGGCGCCATCGCCGGCCACCTGACGCGCATCGGCTACAGCGAGACCTTCTGGTCCTTCGTCATCGGCCACGGCGCCTTCGAACTGACCGCCATCGCCCTGGCCGGCGCCGCCGGGCTCAAGCTCGGCTGGGCGCTGCTCGCCCCCGGCCGCCTGCGCCGTGGCGAAGCCCTGCGCCAGGCGGCCGGCCAGGCCATACGGCTGGTCGCCGGGGTCATCCTGTTCCTGCTGATCGCCGCCTTCGTCGAGGCCTACTGGTCGTCCATGACCTACGCCAGTCCGCTGACCAAGTACTGGGTCGGGGCCGGCCTGTGGCTGCTGGTGATCGCCTACTTCCTGCTCGCCGGACGCACCCGCCATGCGCCTGACTGA
- a CDS encoding DUF4350 domain-containing protein has translation MNRPLKLALGGVLLIALVWLGLQALARLQPYEETIKHGPSPEARANDYLAAELFLRQQKIAATRAEGLEVLRDLPPAGHTLMLLAPRRNMTPRQAEQVLDWTARGGHLVFVAEELWDEEEERSGDLLLDALGVQQFSTYELDEEDDQESAAEDEEAAEPESDADATAAQDTEEDRYPELTKIYLENEEAPAYVEFDTEYHLFDAENRAYAWANSGDATHMLQLEHGKGLVTVLTDAWLWQNDRIGDHDNAWLLWYLTQDSVVTLIYNAQRDDLFSLLLKHYPAALAALALLIGLLLWHVGLRHGPLQGQPAPARRQLEEHLRAGADFLLRRAGQQHLLANLQRDIQRRARHRHPGFERLPVAEQWQVLGRLTRLPTAAISQAMRPLPAQRLSAADFTRQVANLQTLRNAL, from the coding sequence ATGAACCGGCCGCTGAAACTCGCCCTCGGTGGCGTGCTGCTGATCGCCCTGGTCTGGCTCGGCCTGCAGGCCCTGGCGCGCCTGCAGCCCTACGAGGAAACCATCAAGCACGGTCCCTCGCCCGAGGCGCGCGCCAACGACTACCTGGCCGCCGAGCTGTTCCTGCGCCAGCAGAAGATAGCGGCCACGCGGGCCGAGGGTCTGGAGGTGCTGCGCGACCTGCCGCCCGCCGGACACACCCTGATGCTGCTGGCACCGCGCCGCAACATGACGCCGCGCCAGGCCGAGCAGGTGCTGGACTGGACCGCCCGGGGCGGCCATCTGGTGTTCGTCGCCGAGGAGCTGTGGGACGAGGAAGAGGAGCGCAGCGGCGACCTGCTACTGGACGCCCTCGGCGTGCAGCAGTTCAGCACCTACGAGCTGGACGAGGAAGACGACCAGGAATCCGCTGCCGAGGATGAGGAAGCGGCCGAGCCCGAGTCCGACGCGGACGCGACGGCTGCGCAAGACACGGAAGAGGACCGCTATCCGGAGCTGACCAAGATCTATCTGGAGAACGAGGAAGCGCCGGCCTACGTCGAATTCGACACCGAGTACCACCTGTTCGATGCCGAGAACCGCGCCTACGCCTGGGCCAACAGCGGCGACGCCACCCACATGCTGCAGCTCGAGCACGGCAAGGGGCTGGTCACCGTGCTGACCGACGCCTGGCTGTGGCAGAACGACAGGATCGGCGACCATGACAACGCCTGGCTGCTCTGGTACCTGACCCAGGACAGCGTCGTGACCCTGATCTACAACGCCCAGCGCGACGACCTGTTCAGCCTCCTGCTCAAGCACTATCCCGCTGCGCTGGCGGCGTTGGCCCTGCTCATCGGCCTGCTGCTGTGGCATGTCGGCCTGCGCCACGGCCCGCTGCAGGGGCAGCCCGCGCCGGCGCGTCGCCAGCTGGAGGAACACCTGCGCGCCGGCGCCGACTTCCTCCTGCGGCGTGCCGGCCAGCAGCACCTGCTGGCCAACCTGCAACGCGACATCCAGCGCCGCGCCCGCCATCGCCACCCCGGCTTCGAACGCCTGCCGGTGGCCGAGCAGTGGCAGGTGCTCGGCCGCCTCACCCGCTTACCCACCGCCGCCATCAGCCAGGCCATGCGCCCGCTGCCGGCACAGCGGCTGTCCGCCGCCGACTTCACCCGCCAGGTCGCCAACCTGCAAACCCTCAGGAATGCCCTATGA
- a CDS encoding RDD family protein: MPFTPATAQSAAPGLPLLDTRLLVETPEGIDLILRPAGLMPRALAFGIDLLIRGAILLAAFVLLGLLGQFGAGLGTILYFLVNWWYPVLFEVLYQGRTPGKKAMGLHVVHDDGTPVGWAASLTRNLLRAVDMLPFAYCLGAISCLSHSQFKRLGDLAAGTLVVYRDEEPKQPQPPEAEAERAPFPLSLAEQRAVLDFAERRSSLSTARRTELAAILAEPLDSLPEHAEARLNGIARGLLGSA, translated from the coding sequence ATGCCGTTCACGCCCGCCACCGCCCAGTCCGCTGCCCCAGGCCTGCCCCTGCTGGATACCCGCCTGCTGGTTGAGACGCCCGAGGGCATCGATCTGATCCTCCGTCCCGCCGGCCTGATGCCGCGCGCGCTGGCCTTCGGCATCGACCTGTTGATCCGTGGCGCCATCCTGCTGGCGGCCTTCGTGCTGCTCGGCCTGCTCGGTCAGTTCGGCGCTGGCCTGGGCACCATCCTCTACTTCCTGGTCAACTGGTGGTACCCGGTGCTGTTCGAAGTGCTGTATCAGGGCCGCACCCCCGGCAAGAAGGCCATGGGCCTGCACGTGGTGCATGACGACGGCACCCCGGTGGGCTGGGCCGCCTCGCTGACCCGTAACCTGCTGCGCGCGGTGGACATGCTGCCGTTCGCCTACTGCCTGGGCGCGATAAGCTGCCTGAGCCACAGCCAGTTCAAACGCCTCGGCGACCTGGCCGCCGGCACTCTGGTGGTGTATCGCGACGAGGAACCGAAACAGCCGCAGCCGCCCGAGGCGGAGGCCGAGCGCGCGCCCTTCCCGCTCAGCCTGGCCGAGCAACGCGCCGTGCTGGACTTCGCCGAACGCCGCAGCAGTCTCTCCACCGCGCGCCGCACCGAGCTGGCGGCGATCCTCGCCGAGCCACTGGACAGCCTGCCGGAACACGCCGAGGCGCGCCTCAACGGCATCGCCCGCGGCCTGTTGGGGTCGGCATGA